The Corynebacterium qintianiae genome has a window encoding:
- a CDS encoding 3'-5' exonuclease codes for MFGRGKKRELVSGSLLAVDVETTGLKPGRDQLVSIGWVPVDGRVIDLSGARYFVFAGTSVGDSATIHGVTDDDIAAHGVAADTILAEFETAFAGRTLLAHFAQMEVGFIGHAMKQVRGRSWRLRDTEVADTFALERRHMERMATYPRGEDLRLARVRQRYGLPAYRNHNALTDAVACAELYLALTAP; via the coding sequence GTGTTCGGCCGAGGGAAGAAGCGCGAGCTCGTCAGTGGCTCCCTGCTCGCGGTCGATGTCGAAACCACGGGTCTGAAACCGGGGCGTGACCAGCTCGTCTCTATCGGCTGGGTGCCGGTTGACGGCCGGGTGATCGACCTCTCCGGTGCGCGCTATTTCGTCTTCGCCGGAACATCGGTGGGAGATTCTGCGACGATCCACGGTGTGACGGACGATGACATCGCCGCCCACGGGGTTGCGGCCGATACGATTCTGGCTGAGTTCGAGACGGCTTTCGCGGGACGCACGCTCCTGGCGCACTTCGCACAAATGGAGGTCGGTTTTATCGGCCACGCCATGAAGCAGGTGCGCGGCCGGAGTTGGCGGTTGCGCGATACGGAAGTCGCTGACACGTTCGCGCTCGAACGGCGCCACATGGAGCGCATGGCCACCTACCCGCGCGGGGAGGACCTCCGCCTCGCGCGGGTGCGACAGCGCTACGGTCTGCCCGCCTACCGCAACCACAACGCGCTCACCGATGCGGTTGCATGCGCTGAGCTGTACCTAGCGCTGACCGCACCGTAG
- a CDS encoding fumarylacetoacetate hydrolase family protein — protein sequence MRFGRIATPEGMTFAVIDDEGTTAKAIAGTPFTEPEYTGKEWPLADVRLLAPMLPSKVVAIGRNYADHVAEVFKQSAEHLPPTLFLKPPTAVIGPEAAIKIPEFATKVEFEGEMALVIGSPCKNVKAEDWKSVVRGVTIVNDVSSRDLQFADGQWARAKGIDTFCPLGPWIETDLEKFDFTNTPIKAHLTHDGVTETKQDSNSNQMIMNLGEIIEFITASFTLLPGDVICTGSPAGTAEMVPGDRIEVEIPGIGSLSSPVERA from the coding sequence ATGCGCTTTGGACGAATTGCAACCCCCGAAGGAATGACGTTCGCGGTCATCGATGACGAAGGAACCACCGCGAAGGCGATTGCCGGAACCCCGTTCACCGAACCCGAGTACACGGGCAAGGAGTGGCCGCTTGCCGACGTCCGCCTGCTGGCCCCGATGCTGCCGTCCAAGGTGGTGGCGATCGGCCGCAACTACGCCGACCACGTCGCCGAGGTGTTCAAGCAGTCCGCCGAGCACCTCCCGCCGACCCTCTTCCTCAAGCCGCCGACCGCCGTGATCGGCCCCGAGGCCGCCATCAAGATCCCCGAGTTCGCCACAAAGGTCGAGTTCGAGGGCGAGATGGCACTGGTAATCGGCTCCCCGTGCAAGAACGTTAAGGCCGAAGACTGGAAGTCCGTTGTCCGCGGCGTCACCATCGTCAACGACGTGTCCTCGCGCGACCTCCAGTTCGCCGACGGCCAGTGGGCCCGCGCCAAGGGCATTGACACCTTCTGCCCGCTGGGCCCGTGGATTGAGACGGACCTAGAGAAGTTCGACTTCACCAACACCCCGATCAAGGCGCACCTCACCCACGACGGCGTGACCGAGACGAAGCAAGACTCGAACTCGAACCAGATGATCATGAACCTCGGTGAGATTATCGAGTTCATCACCGCCTCATTCACCCTGCTGCCGGGCGACGTCATCTGCACAGGCTCACCGGCCGGCACCGCCGAGATGGTCCCGGGTGACCGCATCGAGGTCGAGATCCCGGGTATCGGCTCCCTGTCCAGCCCGGTGGAGAGAGCGTAG
- a CDS encoding isochorismate synthase translates to MHSARPATAPDFLLSRSHGSVRTQGRRAAFTDVDEAIRALSDGKVDMVVGALPFDQDAEAALTVPETVVREPGTLEPHPFYRVGAGSTLRARICGFDPSPSEHLRRIEAAVATIQNSALDKVVLARAVDIAFDPPVDPRLVAARLIDLSYTRDGFIADLTPAGFTGHMLVGSSPEVLVRRRGNKVSSYPLAGSAPRVLDDASADRATGEALYDSAKDLAEHAFVVDHIRGVLAPLCTHLEVPDRPILDKTNEMWHLATPIEGVLKNPAPSALDLADRLYPTPAVCGTPTEAAKALICTAETDRSFYAGTVGYTEASGDGEYMVAIRCAEVSGDGTTARAWAGGGLVADSDPQAELDETTAKLRTIMRALGLS, encoded by the coding sequence ATGCATTCCGCTCGCCCAGCGACCGCCCCCGACTTCCTGCTCTCGCGCAGCCACGGCTCCGTGCGCACCCAGGGCCGCCGGGCGGCGTTCACCGACGTCGACGAAGCGATTCGTGCCCTGAGCGACGGCAAGGTGGACATGGTCGTCGGGGCGCTCCCCTTTGACCAGGACGCCGAGGCCGCACTGACCGTACCGGAGACGGTTGTGCGCGAGCCGGGCACGCTGGAGCCGCACCCGTTCTACCGGGTCGGCGCGGGTTCAACACTTCGCGCGCGTATCTGCGGTTTCGATCCCTCCCCGTCCGAGCACCTGCGACGCATCGAGGCGGCGGTGGCCACCATCCAAAACTCCGCGCTGGACAAGGTGGTGCTGGCCCGCGCGGTGGACATCGCCTTCGACCCGCCGGTGGATCCGCGTCTAGTCGCCGCACGGTTGATCGATCTTTCTTATACGCGCGACGGTTTCATCGCCGACCTCACCCCGGCAGGGTTTACGGGCCACATGCTCGTCGGCTCTTCCCCCGAAGTGCTCGTGCGCCGCCGCGGGAACAAGGTCAGCTCGTACCCCCTGGCCGGCTCGGCTCCGCGAGTGCTTGACGACGCCTCAGCTGACCGCGCCACAGGCGAAGCACTCTACGATTCGGCCAAGGACCTGGCGGAGCACGCCTTTGTTGTCGACCACATTCGCGGAGTGCTCGCGCCCTTGTGCACCCACCTCGAGGTGCCGGATCGTCCGATCCTGGACAAGACGAACGAGATGTGGCACCTGGCGACACCAATTGAGGGCGTGTTGAAGAACCCGGCGCCGAGCGCCTTAGATCTGGCTGACCGGCTCTACCCCACCCCGGCCGTATGCGGGACCCCGACGGAGGCAGCGAAGGCGCTCATTTGCACTGCTGAGACGGACCGCAGCTTCTACGCCGGCACTGTCGGCTACACAGAGGCCAGCGGCGACGGGGAATACATGGTAGCGATTCGCTGCGCCGAGGTCAGCGGCGACGGCACCACGGCCCGCGCCTGGGCCGGCGGCGGGCTGGTGGCGGACTCCGACCCGCAGGCGGAGCTGGATGAGACGACAGCCAAGTTGCGCACGATCATGCGCGCGCTGGGACTGAGCTAG
- the gltX gene encoding glutamate--tRNA ligase — MTNTTPTTSRNPEMRVRFCPSPTGTPHVGMVRTALFNWAQARHSGGTLVFRIEDTDAARDSEESYQAIIDSLTWLGLDWDEGVVKGGPHEPYRQSQRMDIYKDVLNKLIDAGEVYPAYSTTEEVAERHKAAGRDPQLGYDNFDRDLTEEQIAAYKEQGREPVWRLRMPEQDWTWTDLVRGEVTFKAHTQPDYVVARSNGAPLYTLVNPLDDALMGITHVLRGEDLLSSTPRQLALYEALKRLGIAKATPEFGHLPFVMGQGNKKLSKRDPESNLFNHRDNGIIPEGMLNYLALLGWSLSADQDIFTVDEMVAAFSVDDVLGNPARFDQKKLEAINADHIRLLEPADFASRLRAYLTEYTDFPADYPSDKFTVAADLVQTRIKVLGDAYGLLKFLVTADADVVLDEKAAKKNLKEDATQPLDAGIAALEGLGEWTTATVEAALNKALIEDLELKPRKAFGALRVGISGEAVSPPLFESMELLGKESTLARLRAARAVTPYEATE; from the coding sequence ATGACTAATACCACCCCAACGACTAGCCGAAACCCCGAGATGCGCGTCCGTTTCTGCCCCTCGCCGACCGGAACCCCGCACGTGGGCATGGTCCGCACGGCCCTGTTCAACTGGGCCCAGGCCCGCCACTCCGGTGGCACCCTCGTCTTCCGTATCGAGGATACCGACGCCGCCCGCGACTCCGAGGAGTCCTACCAGGCGATCATCGACTCGCTCACGTGGCTCGGCCTCGACTGGGACGAGGGTGTGGTCAAGGGTGGCCCCCACGAGCCGTACCGCCAGTCGCAGCGGATGGACATTTACAAGGACGTGTTGAACAAGCTTATCGACGCTGGCGAGGTCTACCCCGCGTATTCCACCACAGAAGAGGTCGCCGAGCGCCACAAGGCAGCCGGCCGCGACCCACAGCTGGGCTACGACAACTTTGACCGGGACCTGACCGAGGAGCAGATCGCGGCTTACAAGGAGCAGGGGCGCGAACCCGTGTGGCGCCTGCGTATGCCCGAGCAGGACTGGACCTGGACCGACCTGGTGCGTGGCGAGGTGACCTTCAAGGCCCACACCCAGCCGGACTATGTGGTCGCACGCTCCAACGGCGCGCCCCTGTACACGCTGGTCAACCCGCTTGACGACGCCCTGATGGGCATCACCCATGTCCTGCGCGGCGAGGACCTCCTGTCGTCGACACCGCGCCAGCTCGCACTCTACGAAGCCCTCAAGCGCCTCGGCATCGCTAAGGCCACCCCCGAGTTCGGCCACCTGCCCTTCGTCATGGGCCAGGGCAACAAGAAGCTGTCCAAGCGCGACCCTGAGTCGAACCTGTTCAACCACCGCGACAACGGCATCATCCCCGAGGGCATGCTCAACTACCTCGCGCTGCTGGGCTGGTCGTTGTCGGCGGACCAGGACATTTTCACCGTCGACGAGATGGTCGCTGCGTTTAGCGTCGACGACGTGCTGGGCAACCCGGCCCGTTTCGACCAGAAGAAACTCGAGGCCATCAACGCCGACCACATCCGCCTGCTAGAGCCCGCCGACTTCGCCTCTCGCCTGCGCGCCTACCTCACCGAGTACACCGACTTCCCGGCCGACTACCCATCGGACAAGTTCACGGTCGCCGCCGACCTGGTGCAGACGCGAATCAAGGTGCTTGGCGACGCTTACGGCCTCCTGAAGTTCCTCGTCACGGCCGACGCCGACGTGGTGTTAGACGAGAAAGCCGCGAAGAAGAACCTGAAGGAGGATGCGACCCAGCCGCTGGATGCGGGAATTGCCGCGCTGGAAGGCCTGGGCGAGTGGACCACCGCCACCGTCGAAGCTGCCCTGAACAAGGCGTTGATTGAGGACCTCGAGCTCAAGCCCCGCAAGGCTTTCGGTGCGCTGCGCGTGGGTATCTCCGGCGAGGCCGTGTCCCCGCCGCTGTTCGAGTCCATGGAGCTGCTGGGCAAGGAGTCGACGCTGGCGCGCCTGCGCGCCGCCCGCGCCGTAACACCGTACGAGGCTACGGAGTAG
- the panD gene encoding aspartate 1-decarboxylase, protein MLRTMLKSKIHRATVTQADLHYVGSCTIDADLMEAADILEGEQIDVVDINNGNRLTTYAITGDRGTGVIGINGAAARLISPGDLVIVIGYAQYAPEELAEYSPRVIFVDEDNRQVERGDDPAHAPANSGLINPRHPE, encoded by the coding sequence GTGTTGCGCACCATGCTGAAATCTAAAATCCACCGGGCCACCGTTACACAGGCCGACCTGCATTACGTCGGCTCCTGCACCATCGACGCCGACCTCATGGAGGCCGCCGACATCCTCGAGGGCGAGCAGATCGACGTCGTGGACATCAACAACGGCAACCGCCTGACCACATACGCCATCACCGGTGACCGTGGCACGGGTGTGATCGGCATCAACGGTGCCGCCGCGCGCCTGATCAGCCCGGGCGACCTGGTCATCGTCATCGGTTATGCCCAGTACGCCCCCGAGGAGCTGGCGGAATACAGCCCGCGCGTCATCTTCGTAGACGAGGACAACCGCCAGGTGGAGAGGGGCGACGACCCGGCCCACGCGCCAGCAAACTCGGGCTTGATCAACCCTCGCCACCCGGAGTAA
- the chrA gene encoding chromate efflux transporter: MNPPQTRGNALEVFLVFLRLGLTSFGGPTAHLGYFRDEFVGRRRWMSEKTYADLVALCQFLPGPASSQVGMAVGLQRAGYLGMFAAWFAFTIPSVIALVLFALGVAAMGDISDAGWLRGLKAAAVAVVAHAVLGMTKSLITDKIRAGIALAAFILVLLVPSPFVQVGAIAIGMGAGFTLLKDQPGVDETLAFTSRVPRKTAVVFLALFAVLFAALPALTVAGNSTAAYIFDTFYRAGALVFGGGHVVLPLLEGATVPTGLVDHDTFLAGYGAAQAVPGPLFTFASFLGASVQGVHWLAGATVATIAIFLPASLLVLGTLPFWDDLRRRPTASRAIAGANAAVVGILAAALYDPVFIAGVTDVATMAVAAASFTALQSWKLPAWAVVIGAALVGWVVL, encoded by the coding sequence ATGAATCCTCCACAAACCCGAGGTAACGCCCTCGAGGTGTTCCTCGTTTTCCTGCGCCTCGGCCTGACCTCTTTCGGCGGCCCGACGGCCCACCTGGGGTATTTCCGCGACGAGTTCGTGGGGCGGCGCAGGTGGATGAGCGAGAAGACCTACGCGGACCTAGTAGCACTCTGCCAGTTCCTGCCCGGCCCGGCGTCGAGCCAGGTGGGGATGGCCGTTGGTCTGCAGCGCGCCGGTTACCTGGGCATGTTCGCGGCCTGGTTCGCGTTCACCATACCTTCGGTCATCGCCCTGGTTCTCTTTGCGCTGGGTGTCGCGGCCATGGGTGACATTTCGGACGCCGGGTGGCTGCGCGGGCTCAAGGCCGCCGCGGTGGCGGTGGTGGCCCACGCCGTGCTGGGAATGACGAAGTCACTGATCACCGACAAGATTCGCGCCGGGATAGCTCTGGCAGCGTTCATCCTGGTCCTCCTGGTGCCGAGCCCCTTCGTCCAGGTCGGCGCTATCGCCATCGGTATGGGTGCCGGCTTCACCCTGCTCAAGGATCAACCCGGGGTCGACGAGACCCTTGCGTTCACCTCGCGCGTGCCCAGGAAAACCGCGGTGGTGTTCCTGGCGTTGTTCGCCGTCCTGTTCGCGGCCCTTCCCGCGCTTACGGTCGCTGGAAACAGCACCGCGGCCTACATCTTCGATACCTTCTACCGGGCCGGCGCCCTCGTTTTCGGCGGCGGTCATGTGGTACTCCCGCTGCTCGAAGGCGCGACTGTGCCCACTGGTTTGGTCGACCATGACACCTTCCTCGCCGGGTACGGTGCGGCACAGGCGGTGCCGGGCCCGCTGTTCACCTTCGCGTCCTTTCTGGGAGCCTCGGTGCAGGGGGTGCACTGGCTCGCCGGTGCGACCGTCGCCACCATCGCAATCTTCCTGCCCGCTTCGCTGCTCGTGTTGGGAACGCTGCCGTTCTGGGACGATCTGCGCCGCCGCCCTACAGCTTCGCGCGCCATCGCGGGTGCGAACGCGGCCGTGGTGGGGATCCTCGCCGCCGCCCTGTACGACCCAGTGTTCATCGCGGGTGTCACGGACGTGGCCACGATGGCCGTCGCTGCCGCATCATTTACCGCGCTGCAGTCCTGGAAACTCCCCGCGTGGGCCGTTGTGATCGGTGCGGCTCTCGTGGGCTGGGTCGTGCTTTAA
- a CDS encoding alpha/beta hydrolase, whose product MKIFSRPAVALCAAAALTASTVAAPHAEAQSSGSSLFTGQPADTNSSLIDASSVAAAFSSFRSDIHPVALPALIISALMGGLLGYLSFERFTFQGSSRLGSSNVDLASTFPDPDAPPAEFVDLVHVRDNLYELTVYSPSMQRNITNDLVLPAGGVDNTTPRPTFYLLGGAGGGGWTGTGGAPDFFRDKLINVVTPRGAIGSQQADWAEEDPKLGLYKWTTYLTKELPPLIDAHFHGTGNDAIAGMSMSGGPAMHIATMDDRFKVAGSYSSCPTTTGVLGQAFASSTTRFYGADPDNMWGSSADPAWAAHSPVLNLDQMRDLKLFAAASRGVPAETDQEVKDSPAPLLVIDEQFNYTCTRYFVDEAREAGVDIDFYEFDEGTHNWGLFRRQLPETWNTIGPALGVE is encoded by the coding sequence GTGAAAATTTTCTCCCGCCCAGCCGTGGCCCTCTGCGCGGCAGCAGCCCTCACTGCCTCTACCGTGGCCGCCCCGCACGCAGAAGCCCAGTCCTCCGGGTCGTCGTTGTTCACCGGCCAGCCCGCCGACACGAACTCGAGCCTCATCGACGCCTCCTCGGTCGCCGCGGCGTTCTCCAGCTTCCGCTCGGACATCCACCCGGTTGCGCTACCCGCGCTGATCATCTCGGCCCTCATGGGCGGGTTGCTGGGTTACCTTTCCTTCGAGCGTTTCACCTTCCAAGGCAGTTCGAGGCTCGGCTCGAGCAACGTCGACCTGGCCAGCACCTTCCCCGATCCGGATGCGCCGCCGGCGGAGTTCGTCGACCTTGTCCATGTGCGTGACAACCTCTACGAGCTGACGGTGTACTCGCCGTCCATGCAGCGCAACATCACCAACGACCTCGTGCTTCCCGCGGGTGGCGTGGACAACACCACCCCGCGCCCGACCTTCTACCTTCTCGGCGGCGCCGGAGGAGGTGGCTGGACGGGCACGGGCGGCGCGCCCGACTTCTTCCGCGACAAGCTGATCAACGTGGTCACCCCGCGCGGTGCCATCGGCTCCCAGCAGGCGGACTGGGCCGAGGAGGATCCCAAGCTCGGTCTGTACAAGTGGACGACATACCTCACCAAAGAGCTTCCGCCGCTTATCGACGCCCATTTCCACGGCACCGGCAACGACGCCATCGCCGGAATGTCCATGTCGGGCGGGCCTGCCATGCACATCGCCACCATGGACGACCGTTTCAAGGTGGCGGGTTCTTACTCCAGCTGTCCGACGACGACGGGTGTTCTCGGCCAGGCGTTCGCCTCTTCGACCACACGCTTCTACGGTGCGGATCCGGACAATATGTGGGGCAGCTCCGCGGACCCGGCGTGGGCGGCGCATTCCCCGGTGCTCAACCTCGATCAGATGCGCGACCTGAAGCTCTTCGCCGCGGCCTCCCGCGGTGTACCCGCGGAGACGGACCAGGAGGTGAAGGATTCCCCGGCGCCCCTGCTGGTCATCGACGAGCAGTTCAACTACACTTGCACCAGGTACTTCGTGGATGAAGCCCGCGAGGCGGGAGTAGACATCGACTTCTACGAGTTTGATGAAGGCACCCATAACTGGGGCTTGTTCCGGCGCCAGCTTCCTGAGACCTGGAACACTATCGGCCCCGCGCTCGGCGTCGAGTAA
- a CDS encoding M48 metallopeptidase family protein, translated as MDVVVFVLKGADQHLLEEDLVQKTLLSRGGFGVGGVAVRGETKCSVEESVLLHVVTLEGLKAALYLRETAMGVKANQITVKRMKTKWGSCNPGSRNTWFNPELAKKNPRSLEYLVVHELAHLLERSHNEKFVAIMDRYLPDWTARRDELNKAPLAAEDWGDLENV; from the coding sequence GTGGACGTGGTGGTCTTTGTCCTCAAGGGAGCAGACCAGCACCTTCTCGAAGAAGACCTGGTTCAGAAGACGCTTCTGAGCCGGGGAGGCTTTGGCGTAGGCGGAGTAGCAGTTCGAGGCGAGACGAAGTGCAGTGTCGAGGAGAGCGTCTTGCTCCACGTCGTCACCCTCGAAGGACTTAAGGCGGCGCTCTACCTGAGGGAGACAGCTATGGGAGTAAAAGCTAACCAGATCACGGTCAAGCGGATGAAGACTAAGTGGGGTTCATGCAACCCTGGCAGCCGGAATACCTGGTTTAACCCGGAGCTGGCGAAGAAGAATCCTCGGAGTCTGGAGTACCTAGTAGTTCATGAGCTGGCGCACTTGCTCGAGCGAAGCCATAACGAGAAGTTCGTAGCCATCATGGATCGTTATCTACCGGACTGGACTGCTCGGCGGGATGAACTGAATAAGGCTCCGCTTGCAGCGGAGGATTGGGGTGATTTAGAGAATGTATGA
- the chrA gene encoding chromate efflux transporter, whose product MTSFGGPTAHLGYFRDEFVSRRKWMSEKTYADLVALCQFLPGPASSQVGMAVGLQRAGYLGMFAAWFAFTMPSVIALVLFALGVAVMGDISDAGWLAGLKAAAVAVVAHAVLGMTKSLITDKIRAGIALAAFILVLLIPNPFVQVGAIVVGMVAGLAALRATPDADDDVGFSSRVPKSVAFASLAVFAALLVLLPVLAAAASSTTAFIADTFYRAGALVFGGGHVVLPLLESATVPTGLVDHDTFLAGYGAAQAVPGPLFTFASFLGASAQGVHWAIGAVVATIAIFLPAALLVLGALPLWEGLRKHAAAARAIAGANAAVVGILAAALYDPVFIAGVTSAATMAVAAASFTALQARKLPAWAVVIAAAVIGLIAL is encoded by the coding sequence CTGACCTCCTTCGGAGGGCCGACGGCGCACCTCGGCTACTTCCGCGACGAGTTCGTGTCCAGGCGCAAGTGGATGAGCGAGAAGACCTACGCCGACTTGGTCGCCCTGTGCCAATTCCTGCCCGGGCCCGCCTCAAGCCAGGTAGGCATGGCGGTCGGGCTACAACGCGCCGGCTACCTCGGCATGTTCGCGGCGTGGTTCGCGTTCACCATGCCGTCGGTAATCGCGCTTGTACTCTTCGCCCTTGGGGTCGCGGTCATGGGGGACATCTCCGACGCCGGGTGGCTGGCGGGCCTGAAAGCCGCGGCGGTCGCCGTCGTTGCGCACGCGGTTCTCGGCATGACAAAGTCGCTGATCACCGACAAGATCCGCGCGGGTATCGCCCTGGCGGCATTCATCCTTGTGCTTTTAATCCCCAACCCGTTCGTCCAGGTCGGCGCGATCGTCGTTGGTATGGTCGCGGGGCTCGCAGCGCTCCGGGCGACTCCCGATGCAGACGATGACGTTGGGTTTAGCTCGCGGGTGCCGAAGAGCGTGGCGTTCGCGTCGCTCGCGGTTTTCGCAGCCCTGCTCGTGCTTCTGCCTGTGCTCGCGGCCGCGGCCAGCAGCACAACAGCCTTTATCGCTGACACCTTCTATCGCGCCGGTGCGCTCGTCTTCGGCGGCGGCCACGTTGTCCTACCGCTGCTGGAGAGCGCGACCGTGCCCACCGGGCTGGTTGACCACGACACCTTCCTCGCCGGGTACGGCGCCGCGCAGGCGGTGCCGGGTCCGCTGTTCACCTTCGCCTCCTTCCTCGGCGCATCCGCCCAAGGGGTGCACTGGGCGATCGGGGCCGTGGTGGCGACGATCGCGATTTTCCTTCCCGCCGCCCTCCTCGTCCTCGGGGCGTTGCCGCTGTGGGAGGGCTTGCGCAAGCACGCGGCCGCGGCGCGCGCAATCGCTGGTGCGAACGCGGCCGTGGTGGGCATCCTCGCCGCCGCGCTGTACGACCCTGTCTTCATCGCCGGTGTGACCTCCGCGGCCACGATGGCTGTGGCTGCGGCATCGTTTACCGCGCTGCAGGCGAGGAAACTGCCGGCGTGGGCGGTCGTGATCGCCGCCGCCGTCATCGGTTTGATCGCGCTGTAG
- a CDS encoding 3-hydroxyacyl-CoA dehydrogenase, which yields MDTYNKNFHYSKGSVMTDIKNVSVIGAGVLGAQIAFVVAHAGFKVTAWDINDDAVEAAKGRFNSIGKSMIADLDTASEESVAKAHENLSLTTDMEAAVAEADIIIEAVPEKLDLKRCTWEKLGKAAPSHTIFCTNTSSLLGSEIADASGDPKRFINTHFANRVWVKNIVEIMPNPETDLKYRDIVEEFAHEADLAPVVLKKEQRAYLLNTMMVPFLQAAQYLYVNDVADVDQIDKDWRISMSTEMGPFEIMDMIGMRSIVNVAEGSGEDQPEWKKKFTEIAKQMIEEGRSGQGDGEGFYKYDDNGNKIEK from the coding sequence TTGGACACGTACAATAAAAATTTTCATTATAGCAAAGGAAGTGTCATGACTGACATTAAGAACGTTTCCGTCATCGGTGCAGGCGTCCTGGGCGCCCAGATCGCATTCGTCGTCGCCCACGCCGGGTTTAAGGTCACCGCATGGGACATCAACGACGACGCGGTTGAGGCCGCCAAGGGACGTTTTAACTCCATTGGCAAGTCCATGATCGCCGACCTCGACACCGCTAGCGAGGAAAGCGTTGCCAAGGCTCACGAGAACCTCTCGCTGACCACGGACATGGAAGCAGCCGTCGCTGAGGCGGACATTATTATTGAGGCAGTTCCGGAGAAGCTCGACCTGAAGCGCTGCACCTGGGAGAAATTGGGCAAGGCAGCACCGTCGCACACCATCTTCTGCACCAACACCTCGTCGCTGCTCGGCAGCGAGATTGCGGACGCCTCCGGCGACCCGAAGCGCTTCATCAACACCCACTTCGCCAACCGCGTATGGGTCAAGAACATCGTTGAGATCATGCCGAACCCGGAAACGGACCTGAAGTACCGCGACATTGTCGAGGAGTTCGCCCACGAGGCTGACCTCGCACCCGTCGTGCTGAAGAAGGAGCAGCGCGCCTACCTCCTCAACACCATGATGGTTCCGTTCCTGCAGGCAGCGCAGTACCTCTACGTCAACGATGTCGCTGACGTCGACCAGATTGACAAGGACTGGCGCATCTCCATGAGCACCGAAATGGGCCCGTTCGAGATCATGGACATGATCGGCATGCGCTCCATCGTTAACGTTGCTGAGGGTTCCGGCGAGGACCAGCCGGAGTGGAAGAAGAAGTTCACCGAGATCGCCAAGCAGATGATCGAGGAAGGTCGCTCCGGCCAGGGCGACGGCGAGGGTTTCTACAAGTACGACGACAACGGCAACAAGATCGAGAAGTAA
- a CDS encoding DUF5655 domain-containing protein, whose translation MILFEVGQDSAKQVKPMTTVNGKKVLERDIQKIFEGSLHEILGVHFLASEYATSFGGRMDTLGIDDEGNPCIVEYKKGQNENVINQGLSYLRWLLDHKDSFHVLCQQKGVEKEVQWDAPRVICVAESYNKFDTDTADLLPIKIELLRYQLFENGMLTLDTESYQKVKISGMPKLEAGNKEAIEPLQQTFTLEEHIAKGGPNSRKIFADLRERILGLDQEMQVEPKKLYVAFKMTRNVVDVVVQKPKLWLFLNVKTGTLDDPEGLAQDLETPVKIGHWGNGDYRVEITSQTDLDYVMTLVKQSYEMNR comes from the coding sequence ATGATTCTATTTGAAGTGGGCCAGGACTCGGCCAAGCAGGTTAAGCCCATGACTACTGTCAATGGAAAGAAGGTTCTGGAGCGAGATATCCAGAAGATCTTCGAGGGCAGCCTTCATGAGATCTTGGGTGTACACTTTCTTGCCAGCGAATATGCCACCAGCTTTGGTGGGCGGATGGATACCTTAGGGATCGATGATGAGGGAAACCCCTGCATCGTTGAGTACAAGAAGGGCCAAAATGAGAATGTCATTAACCAGGGCCTTTCTTATCTGCGCTGGCTGCTCGACCATAAGGACAGCTTCCATGTCCTGTGCCAGCAGAAGGGTGTGGAGAAGGAGGTGCAGTGGGATGCACCTCGGGTGATCTGTGTGGCGGAGAGCTACAACAAGTTTGATACCGACACCGCCGACCTCCTGCCGATCAAGATTGAACTTCTTAGATACCAGCTGTTCGAGAACGGGATGCTGACCCTCGATACCGAGAGCTACCAGAAGGTCAAGATCTCTGGGATGCCAAAGCTCGAGGCTGGGAACAAGGAGGCCATCGAGCCTCTGCAGCAGACCTTCACTCTCGAAGAGCACATCGCCAAGGGCGGGCCAAACAGCCGCAAAATCTTCGCTGACCTCCGGGAACGCATCCTCGGCCTCGATCAGGAGATGCAGGTTGAACCGAAGAAGCTATATGTAGCCTTCAAGATGACCCGCAACGTGGTGGATGTCGTGGTGCAGAAGCCAAAGCTCTGGCTATTTCTTAACGTCAAGACGGGGACACTTGATGACCCCGAGGGTCTTGCGCAAGATCTGGAGACCCCGGTGAAGATTGGTCACTGGGGGAATGGGGATTATCGGGTGGAGATCACTTCGCAGACTGATCTGGACTACGTGATGACGCTGGTCAAGCAGAGCTACGAGATGAATCGGTAG